In Theileria parva strain Muguga chromosome 4 map unlocalized ctg_529, whole genome shotgun sequence, one DNA window encodes the following:
- a CDS encoding putative integral membrane protein gives MMYNTSEGPVGPSIGVNEVEIRPIIDFKNKSKTSKSSNAVNLLGILKLFKYISLLLLILSKSHCLTISYTTESVKKNSTNFGNLDSSYANGAPLNSNDLENRALKAGNFETRHKLSIQILTTKYTGILNHGANNPSLNLHSVVNEDSDYPEGNLNLKVEGDNSLNLVTGGIKLKHWSKVVAGVVILTSTFALLMMTIIRIIESKIEDTQDSFLKNAYNMCYKQIALIGVINLVLWLILQTKLAKRLDRMIFYRDANLSPLNGDVIPIVEPVFECLLSVCVILLAWYIVYVIYFQFIVRRITTWMRKTDNCDVLSTASDLQVLEGNWCYSLWSRNTFNRGNFLANRFEFIDNVNNASLPKIDPGGYYFMEYLRANILDYSVQMLKVPGELLVFVIALSLILRKTFDFEGKNEVMLISIFSLFCVVSLVILAYYVFLIETKLYPSNLSSYLMFKHNTDDLEISKYSLMNLLPPYKLDNSESEATNCLVRFVHGDGPVNKHENLFVFKSKGPKILAKLFENLCFGFLLVLSICVYLIQQHGDTWLKQYRFGIFVVFVSTIVIGFLTPKILYSLIVISKTGLLIDFETVEKVWESNRSNNTRHAMEIIDALNLDYVMNSLNTKGETYWRHLVGKLKTSPLAVQEQMSEVWRSLDGRKKGYIGMEKILRYISSQGLQFSNNKKIKEFIKAFTRTEPHRLNEDEFSVLGLVVKQIIVVPLDTSQMKALFEDVYKIPWNAPGAIDSSTLQTIIKKLGLKWNEGDRRHLLDFLSGGRCDGMSAEKFVNQLSTVEQLIKANNYNGLGIEI, from the exons aTGATGTATAATACAAGTGAGGGTCCAGTCGGACCTTCAATAGGTGTAAATGAGGTCGAAATCAGACCcattattgattttaaaaacaaatcTAAAACTTCAAAATCGTCAAACGCAGTAAATTTACttggaattttaaaactttttAAGTACATATCGCTActtttgttaattttaagtaaatCGCATTGCTTAACAATATCTTACACCACTGAAAGCGTTAAAAAAAACTCGACAAACTTCGGTAATCTTGACTCCAGCTATGCAAATGGAGCTCCTTTGAACAGTAATGATCTAGAAAATAGAGCTTTAAAAGCTGGTAACTTTGAAACCAGACATAAGTTATCcatacaaatattaactacAAAGTACACTGGAATATTGAATCACGGAGCAAATAATCCgtcattaaatttacatagtGTTGTAAATGAAGATTCAGATTACCCAGAGGGGAACttgaatttaaaagttGAGGGCGATAATTCTCTCAATCTTGTCACTGGTGGTATTAAGCTTAAACATTGGAGCAAGGTTGTTGCCGGAGTTGTAATCCTGACCTCGACATTTGCATTGCTGATGATGACCATAATTAGAATAATAGAGTCAAAGATAGAGGATACTCAGGACTCATTTCTCAAAAACGCATATAACATGTGCTACAAGCAGATAGCATTAATAGGTGTAATCAACCTTGTTCTATGGTTGATTCTACAAACAAAATTAGCTAAGAGACTCGATAGAATGATTTTCTACAGG gATGCAAATTTATCACCCTTGAATGGCGACGTTATCCCTATAGTTGAGCCAGTTTTCGAGTGCCTTTTGTCTGTTTGTGTGATTTTACTAGCGTGGTACATCGTATACGTAATTTACTTCCAGTTTATCGTAAGGAGAATAACGACCTGGATGAGGAAAACTGATAACTGTGATGTGCTTTCCACAGCGTCTGATCTTCAAGTACTGGAAGGCAACTGGTGCTACTCTTTATGGAGCAGGAACACGTTTAACAGAGGGAACTTCCTAGCAAACAGATTCGAGTTTATAGATAACGTCAACAACGCGAGTTTGCCGAAAATTGATCCCGGTGGCTACTACTTTATGGAATACCTTAGAGCAAACATACTTGATTATTCGGTCCAAATGCTCAAAGTTCCAGGAGAACTTCTAGTATTTGTAATTGCACTTTCACTTATTTTAAG GAAAACGTTTGATTTTGAGGGCAAAAATGAGGTTATGCTTATTTCAATATTTAGTTTGTTCTGCGTAGTATCATTGGTTATACTGGCTTACTAT GTGTTTTTAATTGAAACAAAGTTGTATCCGTCGAATTTATCGTCTTACTTGATGTTTAAACACAACACTGACGACTTGGAAATTTCAAAGTACTCCCTTATGAATCTATTACCACCATACAAACTGGACAATTCTGAG tCCGAGGCTACCAATTGCTTGGTTAGATTTGTTCACGGTGATGGACCAGTAAACAAACACGAGAACTTGTTTGTTTTCAAATCAAAGGGCCCTAAGATTCTTGCCAAGTTATTTGAGAATCTCTGCTTTGGCTTTCTTCTTGTTCTTTCCATCTGTGTTTACTTAATTCAGCAGCACGGTGATACTTGGCTCAAGCAATATAGGTTCGGAATATTTGTTGTTTTTGTGAGTACCATCGTTATAGGATTTCTTACACCTAAAATCCTATATTCATTAATTGTAATAAGCAAGACTGGGCTACTTATTGACTTTGAAACCGTGGAGAAGGTCTGGGAGTCTAACCGGTCAAACAACACTAGGCACGCAATGGAGATAATTGACGCTTTAAACCTTGACTATGTTATGAATTCTCTCAATACAAAGGGTGAAACTTACTGGAGACACTTGGTTGGGAAGCTTAAAACTTCTCCGTTGGCTGTGCAGGAACAAATGAGTGAGGTTTGGCGTAGCCTTGATGGGAGAAAGAAGGGTTACATTGGTATGGAAAAGATCCTCAGATACATATCGTCGCAAGGCCTTCAATTCAGCAAcaataaaaaaatcaag GAGTTTATAAAGGCGTTTACCAGAACTGAACCTCACAGATTAAACGAGGATGAGTTTTCAGTACTCGGCTTGGTGGTTAAGCAGATAATAGTAGTGCCGCTTGACACATCACAGATGAAG GCTCTGTTTGAGGATGTGTACAAAATCCCATGGAACGCACCGGGAGCAATAGATTCCAGCACACTTCAAACCATTATCAAAAAA CTTGGGCTAAAGTGGAATGAGGGCGATAGGAGGCACTTGCTTGACTTTTTGAGCGGTGGACGCTGCGATGGAATGTCGGCAGAAAAATTCGTAAACCAACTATCAACAGTAGAACAATTGATAAAAGCAAATAACTACAATGGTCTGGGTATCGAAATctga
- a CDS encoding Cyclin domain protein gives MGAACTKLLFEFISVLPSNRPNITQIIENKAFWEFKIPEVGCECLLTGDECRLTNRQIHLVVIQDEKTQNNCNLKDTAVIINKINRVFNEGTIKQPGSSMEYQVIHKLIVNWYFYVAKCFKLSSLTVHTGVECFINVLVLLGDVKVNQVVSIFVSCLKIAHRINEISQEYYRCDNTTEYSEIAGLSREITKILGVTNETPTKANFPDGEELIYYEKEIMRLVKFNLPLYSLSYLVYDMGKAMEIDIISECFQFAYLLSDLCLYYVELNEFENELKAQIIWLISILKYMTNDSKLCENEDKTDVSLYTQWVFYYIGLGVN, from the exons ATGGGAGCTGCATGCACAAAATTACTCTTTGAATTCATTAGTGTATTACCGTCAAATAGACCAAATATCACTCAAATCATCGAAAACAAAGCGTTCTGGGAGTTTAAAATCCCGGAAGTGGGCTGTGAGTGTCTACTCACCGGTGACGAGTGCAGGCTGACCAACAGACAGATACACCTTGTTGTCATTCAGGATGAAAAGACtcaaaataattgtaatcTGAAAGACACAGCtgtaattataaataaaataaatcgTGTGTTTAATGAGGGCACCATTAAACAGCCAGGCTCGAGTATGGAGTATCAAGTGATACACAAGCTCATT gtaAATTGGTACTTTTATGTTGCAAAATGCTTCAAATTATCTTCTTTAACGGTTCACACTGGAGTTGAGTGTTTTATTAACGTGCTGGTTTTGTTGGGAGATGTAAAGGTAAACCAGGTTGTCTCGATCTTCGTCAGCTGTCTTAAAATAGCGCACAGGATTAATGAAATCTCCCAGGAGTATTACAGATGTGACAATACGACAGAATACTCCGAAATAGCAGGGCTTTCCAGggaaataactaaaatcTTGGGTGTAACAAATGAAACGCCTACAAAGGCTAACTTCCCAGATGGAGAAGAGCTCATATACTACGAGAAGGAAATTATGAGACTCGTCAAGTTCAATTTACCGCTCTATTCTTTATCTTACTTGGTGTATGATATGGGTAAAGCAATGGAAATTGATATTATCTCAGAATGTTTCCAATTTGCTTATCTTTTATCTGATCTTTGCTTATATTACGTGGAACTTAAcgaatttgaaaatgagCTAAAGGCACAAATTATCTGGTTAATCTCGATACTGAAATATATGACAAATGACTCAAAATTATGTGAAAATGAAGACAAAACAGATGTAAGTTTATATACACAATgggtattttattatataggACTTGGGGTTAActga
- a CDS encoding putative integral membrane protein, translating into MTNDSETNNSSQQFDISKYWAFRSINVLFFLSIFVIFVILLIPISYLNKERAPCIVPLDLNVPAYSHAIKVSAIKQKGSILSVTYSTHNSDHIIGTLTFGGVTLEHDGNYLGRYVSVHHIENRKRLPFRVLVVDVYPYVFVFRRFLLNEYSESTYKQIDGYVYVIKGLEQQRLDLHMSDLFNSTPISVFKSNYEDVDGRYVTQYVADSTHRFATLKYNINDETKIIPEYPNAQQITTITVISNKSLEAYKVVITYYSNLARTNEPQFKELYYSASDPTVFYDNVHDLSSRADLKIADLDFQLNRHENVQKTPVEYFHSLNKNDFLLHFYLNQDFIKYEIVTSDLMDLILTVQLDLEEPLDQELLDRTLVIQYKPRFTAPPTFYLFHRYLYYTNVTIFIEEV; encoded by the exons ATGACAAACGACTCTGAGACTAACAATTCTAGCCAGCAATTCGACATCTCTAAGTATTGGGCATTCCGATCCATTAACGTTCTTTTCTTTTTGTCAATTTTTGTCATTTTTGTCATTCTTCTGATCCCTATTTCATACCTTAATAAGGAAAGAGCCCCCTGTATTGTTCCACTTGACCTTAACGTCCCCGCATACTCACATGCTATTAAGGTTTCAGCAATAAAACAGAAAGGGTCCATTCTTTCTGTTACTTACAGTACTCACAATTCTGATCACATTAtag gAACCTTAACATTTGGTGGTGTAACATTAGAACATGACGGTAACTACTTGGGAAGATATGTTAGTGTTCATCATATTGAAAACAGAAAACGTTTACCGTTTCGTGTCCTAGTCGTGGACGTTTACCCATACGTGTTTGTTTTCAGGAGGTTCCTGCTAAACGAGTATAGTGAATCAACTTATAAACAGATCGATGGCTACGTTTATGTAATTAAAGGATTAGAACAACAGAGGCTGGATCTCCACATGAGTGATTTATTCAACTCCACTCCGATCTCCGTTTTCAAGTCCAATTACGAGGATGTGGACGGGAGATATGTGACCCAGTATGTTGCAGATAGTACACACAGATTCGCAACACTCAAATATAATATCAATGATGAAACAAAGATAATTCCGGAATACCCAAATGCTCAACAAATTACCACAATCACTGTCATATCAAACAAATCATTGGAAGCTTACAAGGTTGTCATTACATACTACTCAAATTTGGCAAGAACCAATGAACCCCAATTCAAAG aattaTACTATTCTGCTTCCGATCCAACGGTGTTTTATGATAATGTTCATGATTTATCATCTCGAGCCGATTTGAAGATTGCTGACCTAGATTTCCAGTTAAACAGGCATGAAAACGTCCAAAAGACACCAGTGGAGTACTTCCACTCACTTAATAAGAACGATTTTCTATTACATTTTTACCTTAACCAggattttatcaaatatgAAATTGTAACTTCTGATTTAATGGACCTGATTCTCACTGTTCAACTTGACTTAGAAGAACCACTTGACCAGGAATTACTAGACAGGACTCTAGTTATCCAGTATAAACCACGATTCACAGCTCCGCCAACATTTTACCTCTTCCACCGCTACCTTTATTACACCAACgttacaatttttatagaGGAAGTTTGA
- the XRCC3 gene encoding Rad51 family protein: protein MVKEFLKKRTVDDIWSSFDRDVSGPKHLMFGVKEIDQALNGGLLLGKVCEIYGPSGSGKTQFALSLTSEVLINNLIHSKDYVVLYIYTNGTFPIERLNEILRSKYEDAKGLIKADENFNTSQLLKNLYVEKVTDNDELYFTFTSKLEEMLQHNVKLIVIDSIAALFRTVQNESYHGQRINSITKVGLIMKRISHEYNLLILAINQASGVFNLSNIPFLNPRSGIKPALGEAWERCINSRILVTRRRDQRFNREIRHFQVIFSSNSPSTYPIPFITTKRGIEYNLLL from the exons atGGTAAAggaatttttgaaaaaaagAACTGTTGATGATATTTGGTCAAGTTTTGATCGTGATGTCTCAGGTCCAAAACACCTCATGTTTGGGGTCAAGGAGATTGACCAGGCCCTTAACGGCGGCCTTCTTCTAGGAAAAGTTTGTGAGATTTACGGACCTTCTGGGTCTGGGAAAACACAATTCGCTCTATCCCTCACTTCTGAG GTCCTGATTAATAACTTGATACACTCTAAGGATTATGTAGTACTgtatatttacacaaatgGAACATTTCCAATTGAAAGACTAAACGAGATCCTAA GATCGAAATATGAGGATGCAAAGGGTTTGATAAAGGCTGACGAAAATTTCAATACCTCTCAAttactaaaaaatttatacgTTGAAAAGGTTACCGACAATGAT GAGTTGTACTTTACATTTACAAGTAAACTAGAAGAGATGCTTCAACACAAC GTAAAACTCATAGTGATTGACTCAATAGCAGCGTTATTTCGGACAGTCCAGAATGAATC ATACCACGGTCAACGGATCAACTCCATTACAAAAGTTGGCTTAATTATGAAAAGAATATCACATGAATATAATCTTTTGATACTGGCGATTAATCAG GCCTCGGGAGTGTTTAATCTGAGCAACATTCCATTCTTGAACCCAAGATCAGgg aTTAAACCTGCACTTGGTGAAGCCTGGGAGAGATGTATTAACTCAAGGATACTAGTTACAAGAAGGC GTGACCAGAGGTTTAACAGGGAAATTCGGCATTTTCAAGTCATTTTTAGCTCTAACTCACCGTCAACTTATCCCATACCATTTATTACAACGAAACGAGGAATTGAATATAATCTGTTATTGTGA
- a CDS encoding JAB1/Mov34/MPN/PAD-1 ubiquitin protease family protein — MSRSKLSDFNAGESYQHLGSKCFHATPLTNIKWKVHPMVIFTILDSYMRREDGQYNVIGTLLGVVCEANTVEITDSFVDRHSLTDEGLLQIIKDHHENMYELKQKINPKEQVVGWFCTGSEMTELTCAVHGWFKQFNSVSKFYPNPNLYEPIHLLVDATCDSGSMMIKAYVQLPLTITKDACFQFHEVDLELLVSPSDTAGISYLLKSLDNSKSRNPHNSETLLPNTFGNSLLKLKDLIDKCIKLVENAMEKGNSKIYPEVGRFLLKTVSTEKLMNLKKIEKICELSLQDNLMIAYLANLANLQFALSEHLNSSF; from the exons ATGAGTAGAAGTAAACTTTCAGATTTTAACGCAGGCGAATCCTATCAACACTTGGGATCCAAGTGCTTCCACGCTACTCCTCTGACTAATATTAAATGGAAGGTACATCCCATGGtgatttttacaattttggATTCCTATATGAGGCGTGAAGACGGTCAATACAATGTTATTGGTACACTTCTAGGTGTTGTTTGTGAAGCCAACACAGTTGAAATCACAGATTCCTTCGTTGATCGCCATTCCCTTACAGATGAG GGATTGTTGCAAATTATAAAAGATCATCATGAAAATATGTACgaattaaaacaaaaaattaacccAAAAGAACAAGTGGTCGGATG GTTTTGCACTGGGTCTGAGATGACTGAACTCACATGTGCGGTTCATGGATGGTTTAAACAGTTCAACTCAGTTTCCAAGTTTTACCCAAACCCTAACCTTTATGAACCCATTCATTTACTTGTTGACGCAACTTGTGACAGCGGCTCTATGATGATTAAG GCCTACGTTCAACTCCCACTGACGATTACAAAAGACGCGTGTTTCCAGTTTCATGAAGTTGACCTCGAGCTGTTAGTTTCACCTTCAGATACTGCAGGAA TTTCATACTTGCTGAAGTCCCTAGATAACTCTAAGAGTAGGAACCCACATAACTCAG aaACTTTACTCCCAAACACCTTTGGGAACTCTCTGCTAAAGCTAAAGGACCTTATTGACaagtgtataaaattagttgaaaACGCAATG GAAAAGGGTAATTCTAAGATATACCCGGAAGTTGGAAGGTTTTTGTTGAAGACAGTCTCAACGGAGAAGCTGATGAACCTGAAAAAGATAGAGAAAATATGCGAGCTTTCACTCCAGGATAACCTCatg ATCGCCTACTTGGCAAACCTCGCCAACCTACAATTCGCTCTCTCCGAACACCTAAACTCTTCATTCTAG
- a CDS encoding Fumble family protein, with product MSTNIFKRILSIQEQIISHIHSRSFEHIQPQLNLLISSQNELVLGLRKTKFYKEFNSIFSFETQTNDENVLFYEISTADTSLSKELSKNYKNLKNYINSVIRNREKLDSNTKSVLCDSATDEHEYNSFISCELEAKLHEVCDKVSLSMDIGGTFIKILLNLPMKNRENYEFFKDVYVSFLDSIYFSDRFSELFGSTDKQVNVEYQKDLEDVLEFLHSIFLSIKVRDRVLVFKYLPVSDFESVIKLIQDRGYPKEGTCINFTGGGAYKHTEFLNNTFVKSKVKVNGFDEFSAMVEASKFLTKMEKSAVRYDLIHRIPEIISLEPVHPFIISNIGSGTFYLKVDSENKHQHVFGTSISGGTSFGLVNYLLPLNERRSFIKIFKTGTNKLDSFSEREKMDNDNSGECDSVSETLNKSKPYGLCQSLGKFKPEEITNDSKQYPRELYKSLIDMVAYNKGCLGYILAKANGAKRMIYNGNFICNNTMDSIVAGFAFTSDVYKDKSIDLCFPLHGPYTAALGSFLMKN from the exons atgtcgactaatatttttaaaagaatATTAAGCATACAAgaacaaattattagtCACATACACTCTCGCTCATTTGAACATATACAACCTCAGCTGAATCTTCTAATTTCATCTCAAAATGAACTGGTTCTTGGTTTAAGaaaaactaaattttacaaagaatttaatagtattttctCCTTTGAAACCCAAAcaaatgatgaaaatgttTTGTTTTACGAGATATCAACTGCCGATACCAGTTTATCTAAAGAACTCtcaaaaaattataaaaatttgaaaaactACATAAATTCAGTAATTAGAAACAGAGAAAAGCTGGATTCTAATACTAAATCAGTTCTTTGTGATTCAGCAACTGACGAACATGAATATAACAGTTTCATAAGTTGTGAGTTAGAAGCCAAGCTACATGAGGTTTGTGATAAGGTTTCGTTGTCAATGGACATCGGTGGGACGTTTATTAagattttgttaaatttacctATGAAGAACCGTGAAAATTATGAGTTTTTCAAGGATGTTTACGTTTCGTTTCTTGATTCCATTTACTTCTCAGATAGATTTTCTGAGTTATTTGGGTCAACTGATAAACAAGTAAATGTAGAATACCAAAAGGATCTCGAGGATGTTCTCGAATTTCTCCATTCCATATTCCTGAGTATTAAGGTTCGTGATAGAGTCCTTGTTTTTAAATACTTACCAGTCTCTGATTTCGAAAGTGTTATCAAGCTAATTCAAG ATAGGGGGTATCCTAAAGAAGGTACgtgtataaattttaccGGAGGAGGAGCTTATAAGCACACAGAGTTTCTTaataacacatttgtaAAATCTAAAGTAAAAGTGAACGGATTCGATGAGTTCTCCGCCATGGTTGAAGCCTCAAAATTTCTTACTAAAATGGAGAAATCAGCTGTTAGATATGATTTGATACACAGAATTCCGGAAATTATCTCACTG gaACCAGTTCACCCGTTTATAATCTCAAATATAGGTTCGGGGACTTTTTACTTAAAG GTGGACAGTGAGAATAAACATCAACATGTTTTTGGAACCTCAATTTCCGGTG GCACTTCATTCGGGCTAGTGAATTACCTCCTCCCTTTAAATGAAAGAAGATCATTCATAAAGATATTTAAAACTG GGACAAATAAGTTAGACTCATTCTCAGAACGTGAGAAGATGGATAACGACAATTCGGGTGAGTGTGATTCAGTATCGGAAActttaaataaatcaaaaCCTTACGGATTGTGTCAAAG CTTAGGAAAGTTTAAACCTGAAGAAATCACCAATGACAGTAAACAATATCCAAGAGAGTTATACAAGAGCTTGATTGATATGGTAGCATACAACAAAGGGTGTTTGGGATATATTCTAGCAAAAGCAAATGGAGCCAAGAGAATGATTTATAACGGAAATTTCATATGTAACAATACAATGGACTCGATTGTCGCGGGGTTCGCCTTCACATCAGATGTTTATAAGGACAAATCAATTGACCTGTGTTTCCCACTCCATGGACCTTATACAGCAGCATTAGGATCctttttaatgaaaaactAG
- the CRK3 gene encoding Protein kinase domain protein: MILVFVDPREVISSLFYVSKTWNKMLLNSQIWNYYEEKYGILSRVTINPFKILSERRSKGKVYMGKYLCDSNKNKNNYEDVVVRVVNLKLTNAGKNDGIPTSSLREMSFMKMINHPNVVKYYGAQIIDNNLFIVTEYLEYNLIEYMERKHNEFECITPCKSLLRNEVMKIMFDLLKAVSSIHTMKVFHRNLKPENIFVDCDVIVDGTRLIYNFKSLKIGDFAMGRLTGLMEYSPEETKERYQSFRECRRLFYRAPELILRCDSYDKSIDLWSIGVIFYEIACNDILFKGINEISLVWDIFNVTGFPDHTSLNSLSMDLYLKWNSVILPNKPIDIEHVISSSKWYILT; the protein is encoded by the coding sequence ATGATACTCGTGTTTGTGGACCCGAGAGAAGTCATTTCGAGCCTCTTTTATGTTAGTAAAACTTGGAATAAAATGTTGTTGAACTCCCAAATATGGAATTATTATGAGGAAAAATATGGAATTCTCTCAAGAGTAACCATTAACCCATTCAAAATCTTATCAGAGAGGAGGTCTAAGGGTAAGGTGTATATGGGTAAATACCTGTGTGATTcaaataaaaacaaaaataactaTGAAGATGTTGTAGTGAGGGTGGTAAACCTTAAGCTAACCAACGCGGGAAAGAACGACGGAATTCCAACGTCGAGCCTTAGAGAGATGTCATTCATGAAAATGATCAACCACCCCAATGTGGTTAAGTACTACGGAGCCCAGATTATCGATAACAACCTGTTTATAGTTACTGAATATTTAGAGTACAATTTAATTGAATACATGGAACGAAAGCACAACGAATTTGAATGTATTACCCCGTGTAAGAGTTTGCTGAGAAATGAagtaatgaaaataatgtttgATTTACTTAAGGCGGTATCCTCTATACACACTATGAAGGTGTTTCACAGGAACCTAAAACCTGAGAACATCTTTGTGGATTGTGATGTAATTGTGGATGGAACCAGGTTGATTTACAACTTTAAAAGTCTTAAGATTGGGGATTTTGCTATGGGAAGATTAACGGGGTTAATGGAGTACTCCCCAGAGGAAACCAAGGAGCGTTACCAAAGTTTTAGAGAGTGTAGAAGACTATTTTACAGAGCTCCAGAACTTATTCTAAGGTGTGATTCCTACGATAAATCAATTGATTTGTGGTCCATTGGTGTTATATTCTATGAAATTGCTTGTAATGATATCTTGTTCAAGGGTATTAATGAAATCAGCCTCGTATGGGATATTTTCAACGTCACAGGCTTCCCTGACCATACGTCACTTAACTCATTGTCTATGGATCTTTATCTCAAATGGAACAGTGTTATACTCCCAAATAAGCCAATAGATATTGAACATGTGATATCAAGTTCAAAATGGTATATACTTACTTAG